One window from the genome of Spirosoma rhododendri encodes:
- a CDS encoding D-2-hydroxyacid dehydrogenase → MDLFIYPTLSEPVKTQLQLHTPNDVALVFRQDLPESEQQAAFQQADALLGNPPSDWFDNGPARLAFWQIDSAGFDKFSGVKTSAQVANMGDYFAWPCAETMIAGILGLYRRIPELAVLQSRSEWIGAPLREQMQVLRGKRVVVLGTGTIGMAVKQMLGGFDCSVRMLARTDPQADLHSADELITELPETDLVINCLPGTARGFVSAAVIAAMSPTCVYANVGRGSTTDEPALIDALQTGKLGGAVLDVTETEPLPTDSPLWTMPTVLLTQHTGGGLPNEDGGKVAQLLRNLNRFRAGQALENAVELGRGY, encoded by the coding sequence ATGGACCTTTTCATTTATCCGACCCTTTCTGAGCCTGTAAAAACGCAGTTACAACTGCACACACCCAACGATGTGGCGCTGGTTTTTCGGCAGGATTTGCCCGAATCTGAACAGCAGGCAGCGTTCCAGCAGGCCGATGCGCTACTGGGCAACCCGCCATCTGACTGGTTCGACAATGGGCCGGCCAGGCTGGCGTTCTGGCAGATCGACTCGGCCGGGTTCGATAAATTCAGCGGGGTAAAAACCTCGGCGCAGGTGGCCAACATGGGCGATTACTTCGCGTGGCCCTGCGCCGAAACGATGATCGCCGGTATTCTGGGTCTGTACCGACGCATTCCCGAACTGGCCGTGCTGCAAAGTCGCAGCGAATGGATTGGTGCACCCCTGCGCGAACAGATGCAGGTGTTACGTGGTAAGCGGGTCGTGGTGCTTGGTACCGGCACCATCGGAATGGCGGTAAAGCAGATGCTGGGAGGCTTCGACTGCTCCGTTCGGATGCTGGCCCGTACCGATCCGCAAGCCGATCTGCACTCGGCCGACGAACTGATCACTGAACTACCCGAAACCGACCTGGTCATCAACTGCCTGCCCGGTACGGCGCGGGGCTTTGTCTCAGCCGCCGTCATTGCGGCCATGTCGCCGACCTGCGTCTATGCCAACGTCGGGCGGGGGAGCACCACCGACGAACCAGCCCTGATCGATGCCCTACAAACGGGTAAGCTGGGCGGGGCCGTACTCGACGTGACCGAGACCGAACCGCTACCCACCGACAGTCCGCTCTGGACGATGCCGACTGTGCTGCTGACCCAGCATACCGGTGGTGGATTACCCAACGAAGACGGCGGTAAAGTGGCGCAGTTGCTGCGAAATCTGAACCGCTTCCGGGCGGGGCAAGCCCTCGAAAACGCGGTTGAGCTGGGACGCGGGTATTGA
- a CDS encoding DNA gyrase/topoisomerase IV subunit A, whose product MIDEENLDPMDESAEQPGDPTPADAELPPVTEPDGQSADSTTETQVLHDQTVVSGLYENYFLDYASYVILERAVPAVEDGLKPVQRRILHALREMDDGRFNKVANVIGQTMQYHPHGDASIGEALVNIGQKELLFDTQGSWGDVRTGDGAAAPRYIEVRLSKFAHDTVYNEKTTEWQLTYDGRKREPVTLPVKFPLLLAQGVEGIAVGLSTKVLPHNFNELIDASIQVLKDKPVQLFPDFQTGGLIDVSNYNDGHRGGKVRVRARIEEVDKKTLAIRDVPYGVTTSQLIDSIVKAAELGKIRIKAPSRNVAAVVDNTARDVEILVHLQPGVSPDVTIDALYAFTDCEVSISPNACVIIGDKPHFVSVSDILKVNTHQTVNLLQRELEIRRGELMERLLYSSLEKIFIENRIYRKIEECETFEAVLQTIDKALKPFKKQFYREIVEDDLIRLTEIKIKRISKYDGFKAEELMRKLEQELAEVEDNLANITRYAIAYFKDLQKKYGKGRERKTEIRGFNTIAASVVAAANQKLYVDRENGFVGYGLKKDEYVSDCSDIDDVIVFRRDGVCVVTKVQEKVFVGKDILYVSVFKKNDERKIYNLVYLDAKSGISMIKRFPITGVTRDREYDLTMGSPKSKITYFSANENGEAEVITVNLTAQSSAKIKQFDYDFASVGIKNRSAQGNILTKYPVRKLTQKSGGVSTLGGVDIWYDEHLGRLNRDERGRLLGKFDAKDSILVIYKDGQYELTNFDLTNRYEPNEIQSLNRFEPETVVSAVYYEANQKAWYVKRFKVETTTLDKKFSFIGDVKGSKNLAVTTDHHPRIEIVHQVKDRGPVEKMVLEPEGFIEIRGWKALGNKLPFARVKDVKLLEPKVVKEAPAAVQTPVLAEAEEPETKETAQLGLFS is encoded by the coding sequence ATGATAGACGAAGAAAATCTGGACCCGATGGACGAGTCGGCCGAACAGCCCGGTGATCCCACGCCCGCCGATGCTGAGCTACCCCCGGTCACCGAACCCGATGGGCAGTCGGCTGACTCGACTACCGAAACCCAGGTGCTGCACGACCAGACGGTCGTGTCGGGTCTGTACGAAAACTACTTCCTCGATTACGCGTCGTACGTAATTCTGGAACGGGCGGTACCAGCCGTGGAAGACGGCCTCAAGCCCGTTCAGCGACGCATTCTGCACGCGCTGCGCGAGATGGACGACGGTCGCTTCAACAAGGTGGCCAACGTGATCGGGCAGACGATGCAATACCACCCCCACGGCGACGCATCAATTGGCGAAGCCCTGGTCAATATCGGGCAGAAAGAACTGCTCTTCGACACGCAGGGCAGTTGGGGCGACGTGCGTACGGGCGATGGAGCAGCGGCTCCGCGTTATATCGAAGTGCGGCTGTCGAAGTTTGCCCACGACACGGTTTACAATGAGAAAACCACCGAGTGGCAGTTAACCTACGACGGCCGTAAGCGCGAGCCGGTAACGCTGCCGGTGAAGTTTCCGCTGCTGCTGGCGCAGGGGGTGGAAGGCATCGCCGTGGGCCTGTCGACCAAAGTGCTGCCCCATAACTTCAACGAGCTGATCGACGCGTCGATTCAGGTGCTGAAAGACAAACCGGTGCAGTTGTTTCCCGACTTCCAGACGGGCGGCCTCATTGATGTCAGCAATTACAACGATGGGCACCGGGGCGGTAAAGTGCGCGTTCGGGCCCGTATTGAAGAGGTTGACAAAAAGACACTGGCGATCCGCGACGTCCCGTACGGCGTAACGACTTCACAACTGATTGATTCGATCGTAAAAGCGGCCGAGCTGGGCAAAATCCGTATTAAGGCACCGAGTCGTAACGTGGCCGCTGTGGTTGATAATACGGCCCGCGACGTCGAGATTCTGGTTCACCTGCAACCCGGTGTTTCGCCTGACGTCACGATTGACGCGCTGTATGCCTTCACCGACTGCGAGGTCAGTATTTCGCCCAATGCCTGCGTTATCATCGGCGACAAGCCCCACTTCGTCAGTGTCAGCGACATTCTGAAGGTCAACACCCATCAGACCGTAAACCTGTTGCAGCGTGAGCTGGAGATTCGCCGGGGTGAGCTGATGGAGCGGCTGCTGTACAGTTCGCTGGAAAAGATCTTTATCGAAAACCGCATCTACCGCAAAATCGAAGAGTGCGAAACCTTCGAGGCCGTACTGCAAACGATCGATAAAGCCCTCAAACCGTTCAAGAAACAGTTCTACCGCGAAATCGTGGAGGACGACCTGATCCGGCTGACCGAGATCAAGATCAAGCGGATTTCGAAGTACGACGGCTTCAAAGCCGAGGAGTTGATGCGGAAGCTGGAGCAGGAACTGGCCGAAGTCGAAGATAACCTCGCCAACATCACCCGCTACGCCATTGCGTACTTCAAAGACCTGCAAAAGAAGTATGGCAAGGGCCGCGAACGCAAGACCGAAATTCGGGGCTTCAACACCATTGCCGCGAGCGTGGTGGCCGCTGCCAACCAGAAACTGTACGTCGACCGAGAAAACGGCTTCGTCGGTTACGGGCTGAAAAAAGACGAATACGTCAGCGACTGCTCCGACATCGACGACGTAATCGTGTTCCGGCGCGACGGCGTCTGCGTGGTTACGAAAGTGCAGGAAAAGGTATTCGTTGGTAAGGATATTCTGTACGTGTCGGTCTTTAAAAAGAACGACGAACGGAAAATCTATAACCTCGTGTATCTGGACGCGAAATCGGGTATTTCAATGATCAAACGGTTCCCCATTACGGGCGTCACCCGCGATCGGGAATACGACCTGACGATGGGCAGCCCCAAGTCGAAGATCACTTACTTCAGCGCCAACGAAAACGGCGAAGCGGAAGTAATTACCGTAAACCTGACGGCGCAGAGTTCGGCCAAGATCAAGCAGTTCGACTACGACTTTGCCAGTGTGGGCATCAAAAACCGGTCGGCGCAGGGCAACATCCTGACCAAATACCCGGTGCGGAAGCTTACGCAGAAAAGCGGGGGCGTTTCGACGCTCGGTGGGGTCGACATTTGGTACGACGAGCACCTGGGCCGGCTCAACCGCGACGAGCGGGGGCGGTTACTGGGTAAGTTCGACGCCAAAGACAGCATCCTGGTGATTTACAAAGACGGGCAGTACGAACTAACCAATTTCGACCTGACCAACCGCTACGAACCCAATGAGATTCAATCGTTGAACCGGTTCGAGCCGGAAACGGTGGTGTCGGCGGTGTATTACGAAGCCAACCAGAAAGCGTGGTACGTAAAGCGGTTCAAGGTCGAGACAACGACGCTGGATAAGAAATTCAGCTTCATCGGCGACGTGAAAGGGTCGAAGAATCTGGCCGTAACCACCGATCACCATCCGCGCATCGAAATCGTGCATCAGGTCAAAGACCGGGGGCCGGTGGAGAAGATGGTGCTGGAGCCGGAAGGATTCATCGAAATACGGGGCTGGAAGGCGTTAGGCAACAAATTGCCCTTCGCCCGCGTAAAGGATGTTAAACTGCTGGAACCGAAAGTGGTCAAAGAAGCACCCGCTGCTGTTCAGACCCCTGTTCTGGCTGAAGCCGAAGAGCCGGAAACGAAAGAAACGGCTCAGTTAGGGTTGTTTTCTTAA
- a CDS encoding SanA/YdcF family protein, with translation MNTTFATDYADDMPHTEGTGVRVVKRIVKGIIVLSFAGVVLILVSNWWVVYNTRQQTYFDIHKLPANDVGLVLGTSKFVRSGKENLFFRYRMEATARLWKEGKVKYLVLSGNNDSEYYNEPADMQRALEKMGVPASVMTLDYAGYRTFDSVVRCKEVFNQEKITIISQNFHNTRALFIGNHEGMEAVAFAAQDVPDGYSLRTLIREYLARPYAIMDVYLLRPTVETSNWRVGK, from the coding sequence ATGAACACCACGTTTGCCACCGACTATGCCGACGATATGCCCCACACGGAGGGTACCGGCGTGCGCGTGGTGAAGCGCATCGTGAAAGGCATCATTGTGCTGTCGTTTGCGGGCGTGGTGCTCATATTGGTCAGTAACTGGTGGGTGGTTTACAACACCCGCCAGCAGACCTATTTCGACATCCATAAGCTACCGGCCAACGACGTTGGGCTGGTGCTGGGAACGAGCAAATTTGTGCGGTCGGGGAAGGAAAATCTGTTTTTTCGCTACCGGATGGAAGCGACCGCCCGGCTCTGGAAAGAAGGCAAGGTGAAATACCTTGTGCTGAGCGGCAACAACGATTCGGAGTATTACAACGAACCCGCCGATATGCAGCGGGCCCTGGAAAAGATGGGTGTTCCGGCGTCGGTCATGACGCTCGACTATGCCGGGTACCGCACGTTCGACTCAGTCGTGCGCTGCAAAGAGGTGTTCAATCAGGAAAAGATTACGATTATCTCGCAGAATTTCCACAACACCCGCGCCCTGTTCATCGGTAATCACGAAGGCATGGAAGCCGTTGCGTTTGCCGCGCAGGATGTACCGGATGGGTATTCGCTGCGGACGCTTATCCGCGAATACCTCGCCCGGCCGTACGCCATTATGGATGTGTACCTGCTACGCCCTACTGTGGAAACCAGCAACTGGCGGGTGGGGAAGTAA
- a CDS encoding CAP domain-containing protein — protein sequence MQRTPYLFIIVALLAGVTACQTESDSTVQTPAPVQSSTYTERTDAATPDGATPDGAVTPDLSGAKVAAATSAQQQEMLTYINQARSKSCQCGTTTYPAVPALTLNTQLNAASDAHAVDMATNNYFSHTGLDGSQPWDRMTRAGYSWRAAGENIAAGYTTVRATVDGWLKSPGHCKNIMSANFAEVGVGYGYNTNSTYKHYWVTDFGKRR from the coding sequence ATGCAACGTACCCCTTACCTTTTCATCATTGTTGCCCTGTTGGCTGGTGTTACTGCCTGTCAGACCGAGTCGGATTCAACGGTTCAGACCCCCGCGCCGGTACAATCGTCGACCTACACTGAGCGCACGGATGCTGCCACACCGGATGGTGCCACACCGGACGGTGCCGTAACCCCTGATCTGTCGGGCGCGAAAGTGGCTGCGGCTACCTCGGCGCAACAGCAGGAAATGCTGACGTACATCAATCAGGCCCGGTCAAAATCCTGCCAATGTGGTACGACGACCTACCCGGCGGTTCCGGCGCTGACCCTCAACACACAGCTCAACGCTGCTTCCGACGCCCATGCCGTCGACATGGCGACAAACAATTATTTCAGCCATACGGGCCTGGATGGCTCGCAGCCCTGGGACCGTATGACGCGGGCGGGTTATAGCTGGCGGGCAGCGGGCGAGAACATCGCGGCTGGCTACACGACGGTACGCGCTACGGTCGACGGGTGGCTCAAATCGCCGGGACATTGCAAAAACATTATGAGCGCCAATTTTGCGGAAGTCGGCGTGGGGTACGGCTACAACACCAACAGCACCTACAAACACTACTGGGTTACCGACTTTGGCAAACGGCGGTAG
- a CDS encoding RNA polymerase sigma factor: MNHQLRDEELIQQYLHTRENDYFEVLYNRYASKVYRRCLSITKDVARAEDFTQDIFLRIYGNLNSFKGRSAFSTWLYSVSYNYCMDQLRHASRTPLVALDERQEFVYDDRNEQDCVDTQLYYLTTIMNTISPDEVRMIRLKYEDGLDVREIARQFRLNDSAVKMRLKRTRDKIRRLYQAQLS; the protein is encoded by the coding sequence ATGAACCATCAACTACGCGACGAAGAGCTGATACAGCAGTATCTGCACACCCGCGAAAACGACTACTTTGAAGTACTCTATAATCGGTACGCCAGCAAGGTATACCGGCGTTGCCTGTCGATAACCAAAGACGTGGCCCGGGCAGAAGATTTTACGCAGGATATTTTTCTGCGAATCTATGGTAACCTGAACAGCTTTAAGGGTCGGTCGGCGTTTTCGACGTGGCTGTATTCAGTATCGTATAACTACTGCATGGATCAGCTGCGTCATGCCAGCCGCACCCCACTCGTAGCCCTCGACGAACGACAGGAGTTTGTCTACGACGACAGAAACGAACAGGATTGCGTCGACACGCAGCTGTACTATCTAACCACGATCATGAATACCATTTCGCCCGACGAAGTGCGGATGATCCGGCTCAAATACGAAGACGGGCTTGATGTGCGGGAAATTGCCCGGCAGTTCCGGCTCAACGACAGTGCCGTCAAGATGCGGCTGAAACGCACGCGCGACAAAATTCGCCGGCTCTATCAGGCACAGCTCAGCTAG
- a CDS encoding DinB family protein: protein MVPNDELIRIIDLLNTTYESEEAWHGPSVVEALRGVTPDMAGRRIAPNTHNIAELVFHMTSWRIFCVKKMQGDANFDILTPDKNFGALPDKIDDFEWEALEMELSLSQEELINELDKRDDDEFLEDIVPGRDYTYYDMLHGIINHDLYHTGQVVILKKALGAGSKYADEEDDYNDRYGSTQDHDDYY from the coding sequence ATGGTGCCTAATGATGAATTGATACGGATTATTGATCTGCTCAATACAACGTACGAAAGTGAAGAAGCCTGGCATGGCCCGTCGGTAGTGGAAGCACTCCGGGGCGTAACGCCCGATATGGCGGGCCGCCGAATTGCCCCCAACACGCACAATATCGCCGAACTGGTGTTTCACATGACGAGCTGGCGTATCTTCTGCGTGAAAAAGATGCAGGGTGACGCTAACTTCGATATTCTGACGCCCGACAAGAACTTCGGTGCCCTGCCCGACAAAATCGACGATTTCGAGTGGGAAGCCCTCGAAATGGAGCTGAGCCTGAGTCAGGAAGAACTCATCAACGAACTCGACAAGCGGGATGACGATGAGTTTCTGGAAGACATTGTGCCGGGGCGCGATTACACCTATTACGACATGCTGCACGGTATCATCAACCACGACCTCTACCATACGGGGCAGGTGGTGATCCTGAAAAAGGCACTGGGTGCGGGGTCAAAATACGCCGACGAGGAGGACGACTACAACGACCGGTACGGCAGCACGCAGGACCACGACGATTACTATTGA
- a CDS encoding EVE domain-containing protein, whose translation MNFWLVKSEPDKYGWDHFTAQGRAVWDGVRNYQARNNLSAMKLGDQVLFYHSVTKPGVVGLATVVREAYPDPTSPDDPRWVVVELEPVMKLAKPVMLSQIRADLLLGRMALIKQSRLSVMPVRPDEFELILQLGQ comes from the coding sequence TTGAACTTCTGGCTTGTCAAGTCCGAACCCGACAAATACGGGTGGGACCATTTCACGGCTCAGGGCCGTGCCGTCTGGGACGGTGTGCGCAATTACCAGGCCCGTAACAATCTGAGCGCTATGAAACTCGGCGATCAGGTTTTGTTCTATCATAGCGTAACGAAACCCGGCGTCGTAGGGCTGGCCACCGTTGTGCGGGAAGCCTACCCCGACCCGACCAGCCCCGACGACCCACGCTGGGTGGTTGTCGAACTGGAGCCGGTGATGAAGCTGGCCAAGCCGGTGATGCTGTCGCAGATCCGCGCCGATCTGTTGCTGGGCCGAATGGCACTCATCAAGCAGTCGAGGCTATCGGTGATGCCCGTCCGCCCCGACGAATTCGAACTGATTCTGCAATTGGGCCAGTAG
- the miaE gene encoding tRNA-(ms[2]io[6]A)-hydroxylase has product MSLTTLGLELPTDPRWVNIAEMNIGDILIDHAYCEQKAASSCISLIVQYSDKVELVNALTPIVAEEWGHFQRVLKELSKRGIPLGRQRKDEYVNQVRSRLRRSIGDQKEQLMDNLLMNALIEARSCERFKLLSEHVADEGLRKFYRELMISEAGHYRSFIELAETYLPAERVRERWKEFLAVEADIMANLDVRNDRMH; this is encoded by the coding sequence ATGTCCCTGACGACGCTTGGTCTGGAACTGCCCACCGACCCACGCTGGGTCAATATTGCCGAAATGAACATTGGCGATATATTGATCGATCATGCCTACTGCGAACAGAAAGCGGCTTCGTCCTGTATTTCGCTGATCGTGCAATACTCCGACAAAGTCGAACTGGTGAACGCACTGACGCCCATCGTGGCCGAAGAATGGGGGCATTTTCAGCGGGTGCTGAAGGAGTTGAGTAAGCGCGGTATTCCGCTGGGGCGTCAGCGGAAAGATGAGTACGTCAATCAGGTGCGGAGTCGGTTGCGCCGGTCTATCGGCGATCAGAAAGAGCAGCTGATGGACAACCTGCTCATGAACGCCCTGATCGAAGCGCGTAGCTGCGAGCGCTTCAAACTACTGTCTGAGCACGTGGCCGACGAAGGGCTGCGGAAATTTTACCGCGAACTGATGATTTCGGAAGCCGGGCACTACCGGAGCTTCATCGAACTGGCTGAGACATACTTACCCGCCGAGCGCGTGCGCGAACGCTGGAAAGAATTCCTGGCTGTGGAAGCCGATATCATGGCCAATTTGGACGTCCGCAACGACCGGATGCACTAA
- a CDS encoding lmo0937 family membrane protein, whose translation MGNLLYTIAVVLIIIWLLGFLGFNSFGLGGIIHVLLVIAVIAIILRLIQGRGV comes from the coding sequence ATGGGTAACTTACTTTACACCATCGCAGTCGTTCTGATCATCATCTGGCTGCTCGGTTTTCTAGGCTTCAACAGCTTCGGCCTGGGAGGAATTATCCACGTACTGCTGGTCATCGCAGTTATCGCTATTATCCTGCGATTGATACAGGGTCGTGGCGTCTGA
- a CDS encoding RecB family exonuclease yields MRFYFSRIVNISEEDDIEERMGAADFGNWLHKVLERLDIDYRLKGQPVSEPIIRSLLEEEFANSMKGRVVESGMNLLLYDMARQLMLDFQRQQNSLPNLTVIGTEQTLKTKLRVSMGEGRDPLEVTIAGKIDRIERFGDIIRIVDYKTGKVDLKNRISPDQLREKLLHDGGQEKMRQVWLYRYLALKTIQEKSGLPRSDNDGDIYPAVGMPVEAGFYSFRDVPGGFKTNPVQFGTEQSVADYIAESEELLGELVRAMLNPDEPFKRTDQLDTCEYCDFKGICGR; encoded by the coding sequence ATGCGCTTTTACTTTAGCCGGATCGTCAACATCAGTGAGGAAGATGACATCGAAGAGCGGATGGGCGCGGCCGACTTCGGTAACTGGTTGCACAAGGTGCTCGAACGGCTTGATATCGATTACCGGCTCAAGGGGCAGCCTGTCAGCGAGCCAATTATCCGCAGCCTGCTCGAAGAGGAGTTTGCCAACAGCATGAAAGGGCGGGTAGTAGAGTCGGGCATGAACCTGCTGCTCTACGACATGGCCCGGCAACTGATGCTCGATTTTCAGCGGCAGCAAAACAGCCTGCCCAACCTGACGGTGATCGGTACGGAGCAGACGCTGAAAACGAAGCTGCGCGTGTCGATGGGGGAAGGCCGCGACCCGCTGGAGGTGACGATTGCCGGGAAGATCGACCGGATTGAACGCTTCGGCGACATAATCCGTATCGTCGACTACAAAACTGGTAAGGTCGATCTGAAAAATCGGATTTCGCCCGACCAACTCCGCGAGAAGCTACTCCACGACGGTGGGCAGGAGAAGATGCGGCAGGTGTGGCTATACCGGTATCTGGCCCTGAAAACCATTCAGGAGAAGAGTGGACTGCCCCGCAGCGACAACGACGGCGACATTTACCCGGCCGTGGGGATGCCCGTCGAAGCGGGATTCTATTCGTTTCGCGACGTGCCGGGTGGGTTCAAAACGAACCCCGTTCAGTTCGGTACGGAACAGTCGGTAGCCGATTACATTGCGGAGTCGGAGGAGTTGCTGGGCGAACTGGTCCGGGCGATGCTAAACCCCGACGAGCCGTTCAAACGTACCGATCAGCTCGACACCTGCGAATACTGCGATTTCAAAGGCATCTGCGGACGATGA